The Syngnathus typhle isolate RoL2023-S1 ecotype Sweden linkage group LG1, RoL_Styp_1.0, whole genome shotgun sequence genome includes a window with the following:
- the LOC133157148 gene encoding protocadherin-10-like isoform X4 translates to MIVLFIALCIADGVLAQIRYSVPEEADHGTLVGNIAEDLGLDLTKLSSRRFQVVPSSRTPYLGVNVENGVLFVNEKIDREQICKQSASCLLNMEVFLENPLELFRVEIEVVDINDNPPSFPETDITVEISESATPGTRFPLESALDQDVGTNYLRTYDMTTNNYFYLDVQTQTDGNKFAELVLEKPLDREQQAAHRYVLTAVDGGQPPRTGTALLVVKVLDSNDNVPVFEQPVYAVTLSENAPSGTLVIQLNATDMDEGLNGEIAYSFSNHISNRVKEIFSIDQRAGRIEVRGEVDFEESSLYQIFVQAKDMGPNAVPAHCKVLVTVIDVNDNAPEITFSTVTESVSENAAPGTVIALLSVTDLDAEENGQINVEILGEVPFKLKSSFRNYYTIVTDGLLNRELADSYSVTVVARDKGSPSLATSKSIKVLVADENDNAPTFKQAIYGVYVTENNVPGAYIHAVTALDPDIGQNALISYSILECEIQGMSVKTYVSINEETGYLYALRSFDYEQLKDFTFVVQAKDAGTPELVTNATVNIIIVDQNDNAPLWLAPMAKNGTAKEPLPRSAEPGYLVTRIVAMDADDGENARLSYSIQRGNENRMFRMDWRTGELRTARRVSAKRHHHQLYDLVIEVRDHGQPPLSCSASILVMLVDSVAEGRGTGDGRGTARAKESSLDLRRILIIALVSVSFIFLLVMIVLAVRCQKEKKLNIYTCLTSDCCLGCSFCCARQGRVHKKKLSKSDIMLVQSAANITGTGTAQVPVEESGSFGSHHQNQNYCYQVCLTPESAKTDFMFLKPCSPSRSTESNHNPCGAIVTGCTDQQPDIISNGCILSNETKQQRAELSYMVDRPRRVNSSAFQEADLVSSKDSGHGDSEQGDSDHDAMNRGLSSGTDLFSNCTEECKALGHSDRCWMPSFMPTDGRQGHVPGMDSVAITERGKGFPSSFRIDMPETA, encoded by the exons ATGATTGTGCTTTTTATTGCCCTGTGCATCGCGGATGGAGTGCTCGCCCAAATACGGTACTCTGTGCCCGAGGAGGCAGATCACGGCACCCTGGTGGGAAATATCGCCGAGGACTTGGGACTGGACCTTACCAAACTGTCATCACGCCGTTTCCAAGTTGTGCCCAGCTCTCGAACACCTTACTTGGGAGTAAACGTAGAGAATGGCGTCCTGTTTGTTAACGAGAAAATAGACAGAGAGCAAATATGCAAGCAGAGCGCAAGCTGTCTGCTCAACATGGAGGTGTTCCTGGAGAACCCTTTGGAGCTTTTCCGAGTTGAGATAGAGGTGGTGGACATAAACGACAACCCACCCAGCTTCCCTGAAACGGACATAACAGTGGAAATCTCCGAAAGCGCTACTCCGGGCACGCGCTTCCCGTTGGAGAGCGCGTTGGACCAGGATGTGGGCACCAATTATTTACGCACGTATGATATGACCACTAACAACTACTTTTACCTGGACGTGCAGACCCAAACAGATGGCAACAAATTCGCCGAGCTTGTGCTGGAGAAGCCGTTGGACAGAGAGCAGCAGGCGGCTCACAGGTACGTGCTGACAGCAGTGGACGGTGGCCAGCCACCCCGGACAGGcaccgcgctgctggtggttaAAGTGCTGGACTCAAACGATAACGTGCCTGTATTTGAGCAGCCCGTTTACGCTGTAACACTTTCCGAGAACGCGCCCTCGGGTACGCTCGTCATCCAACTGAATGCCACTGACATGGACGAGGGACTCAATGGCGAGATTGCCTATTCTTTTAGTAACCACATCTCCAACCGCGTAAAAGAAATTTTCAGCATCGACCAGCGTGCAGGGCGCATCGAGGTGCGCGGCGAGGTGGATTTTGAGGAGAGCAGTCTATATCAGATTTTTGTCCAAGCCAAGGATATGGGGCCGAACGCCGTGCCCGCGCATTGCAAGGTCCTCGTCACAGTCATAGACGTGAACGACAATGCACCAGAGATCACCTTCAGCACAGTCACGGAGTCTGTCAGCGAGAACGCAGCCCCCGGCACCGTCATTGCTTTGCTGAGCGTGACAGACTTGGACGCTGAAGAGAACGGACAAATTAACGTGGAAATCCTAGGCGAGGTGCCCTTCAAATTGAAATCATCATTTAGGAATTATTACACCATTGTGACTGATGGCTTGTTGAACAGGGAGCTTGCAGATTCCTATTCAGTGACTGTGGTTGCACGGGATAAAGGCTCACCTTCTCTTGCCACCAGCAAGTCCATTAAAGTCCTAGTGGCAGATGAGAATGATAATGCCCCCACATTCAAACAAGCCATATATGGTGTATATGTGACAGAAAATAATGTGCCAGGAGCGTATATACACGCAGTGACTGCTTTGGATCCTGACATCGGGCAGAATGCACTCATCAGTTATTCCATATTAGAGTGTGAGATTCAGGGCATGTCAGTCAAAACCTATGTGTCAATAAATGAAGAGACAGGGTACTTATACGCGCTGAGGTCCTTTGACTACGAGCAACTGAAGGATTTTACATTTGTGGTCCAGGCAAAAGATGCAGGCACCCCAGAGCTTGTCACTAATGCCACTGTCAACATTATCATTGTGGATCAGAATGACAATGCCCCCCTATGGTTAGCCCCTATGGCGAAGAACGGCACAGCAAAGGAGCCTCTACCTCGCTCGGCCGAGCCTGGTTACTTGGTGACACGCATCGTGGCAATGGATGCGGACGATGGGGAGAATGCCAGGCTTTCCTACAGCATCCAGAGGGGGAATGAGAATCGAATGTTTCGAATGGATTGGAGGACAGGTGAACTCCGGACAGCTCGGCGGGTGTCAGCTAAACGACACCATCATCAGTTGTACGACCTGGTGATTGAGGTGAGAGACCATGGTCAGCCTCCGCTGTCCTGCAGTGCCAGCATACTTGTGATGCTGGTGGACAGTGTGGCCGAGGGTCGAGGCACCGGAGATGGAAGAGGCACCGCTAGAGCCAAAGAGAGCAGTCTGGACCTCAGGCGCATCCTCATCATTGCTTTGGTCTCTGTCTCCTTTATATTCCTCCTAGTAATGATTGTGCTGGCTGTGCGTtgccaaaaggaaaaaaagctcaACATTTACACCTGCCTGACCAGCGACTGCTGCCTGGGCTGCAGCTTCTGTTGCGCACGGCAAGGCCGTGTCcataaaaaaaagctcagcaAATCTGATATCATGCTGGTTCAAAGTGCTGCAAATATCACTGGGACAGGTACAGCTCAAGTCCCTGTGGAGGAGTCAGGCAGCTTTGGCTCACACCATCAAAATCAGAATTATTGTTACCAGGTATGTCTGACTCCTGAGTCTGCCAAAACCGACTTCATGTTCCTAAAGCCATGTAGTCCGTCTAGGAGCACGGAGAGCAACCACAACCCATGTGGAGCCATAGTCACAGGTTGCACAGACCAGCAGCCTGACATCATCTCAAATGGATGTATATTATCAAATGAG ACCAAACAGCAACGAGCAGAGCTAAGCTACATGGTGGACAGACCAAGACGCGTCAACAG CTCGGCATTCCAGGAGGCGGATCTGGTGAGCTCCAAAGACAGCGGCCATGGAGACAGTGAGCAGGGAGACAGCGACCACGATGCCATGAATAGAGGCCTTTCCTCTG
- the LOC133157148 gene encoding protocadherin-10-like isoform X5 has protein sequence MIVLFIALCIADGVLAQIRYSVPEEADHGTLVGNIAEDLGLDLTKLSSRRFQVVPSSRTPYLGVNVENGVLFVNEKIDREQICKQSASCLLNMEVFLENPLELFRVEIEVVDINDNPPSFPETDITVEISESATPGTRFPLESALDQDVGTNYLRTYDMTTNNYFYLDVQTQTDGNKFAELVLEKPLDREQQAAHRYVLTAVDGGQPPRTGTALLVVKVLDSNDNVPVFEQPVYAVTLSENAPSGTLVIQLNATDMDEGLNGEIAYSFSNHISNRVKEIFSIDQRAGRIEVRGEVDFEESSLYQIFVQAKDMGPNAVPAHCKVLVTVIDVNDNAPEITFSTVTESVSENAAPGTVIALLSVTDLDAEENGQINVEILGEVPFKLKSSFRNYYTIVTDGLLNRELADSYSVTVVARDKGSPSLATSKSIKVLVADENDNAPTFKQAIYGVYVTENNVPGAYIHAVTALDPDIGQNALISYSILECEIQGMSVKTYVSINEETGYLYALRSFDYEQLKDFTFVVQAKDAGTPELVTNATVNIIIVDQNDNAPLWLAPMAKNGTAKEPLPRSAEPGYLVTRIVAMDADDGENARLSYSIQRGNENRMFRMDWRTGELRTARRVSAKRHHHQLYDLVIEVRDHGQPPLSCSASILVMLVDSVAEGRGTGDGRGTARAKESSLDLRRILIIALVSVSFIFLLVMIVLAVRCQKEKKLNIYTCLTSDCCLGCSFCCARQGRVHKKKLSKSDIMLVQSAANITGTGTAQVPVEESGSFGSHHQNQNYCYQSV, from the exons ATGATTGTGCTTTTTATTGCCCTGTGCATCGCGGATGGAGTGCTCGCCCAAATACGGTACTCTGTGCCCGAGGAGGCAGATCACGGCACCCTGGTGGGAAATATCGCCGAGGACTTGGGACTGGACCTTACCAAACTGTCATCACGCCGTTTCCAAGTTGTGCCCAGCTCTCGAACACCTTACTTGGGAGTAAACGTAGAGAATGGCGTCCTGTTTGTTAACGAGAAAATAGACAGAGAGCAAATATGCAAGCAGAGCGCAAGCTGTCTGCTCAACATGGAGGTGTTCCTGGAGAACCCTTTGGAGCTTTTCCGAGTTGAGATAGAGGTGGTGGACATAAACGACAACCCACCCAGCTTCCCTGAAACGGACATAACAGTGGAAATCTCCGAAAGCGCTACTCCGGGCACGCGCTTCCCGTTGGAGAGCGCGTTGGACCAGGATGTGGGCACCAATTATTTACGCACGTATGATATGACCACTAACAACTACTTTTACCTGGACGTGCAGACCCAAACAGATGGCAACAAATTCGCCGAGCTTGTGCTGGAGAAGCCGTTGGACAGAGAGCAGCAGGCGGCTCACAGGTACGTGCTGACAGCAGTGGACGGTGGCCAGCCACCCCGGACAGGcaccgcgctgctggtggttaAAGTGCTGGACTCAAACGATAACGTGCCTGTATTTGAGCAGCCCGTTTACGCTGTAACACTTTCCGAGAACGCGCCCTCGGGTACGCTCGTCATCCAACTGAATGCCACTGACATGGACGAGGGACTCAATGGCGAGATTGCCTATTCTTTTAGTAACCACATCTCCAACCGCGTAAAAGAAATTTTCAGCATCGACCAGCGTGCAGGGCGCATCGAGGTGCGCGGCGAGGTGGATTTTGAGGAGAGCAGTCTATATCAGATTTTTGTCCAAGCCAAGGATATGGGGCCGAACGCCGTGCCCGCGCATTGCAAGGTCCTCGTCACAGTCATAGACGTGAACGACAATGCACCAGAGATCACCTTCAGCACAGTCACGGAGTCTGTCAGCGAGAACGCAGCCCCCGGCACCGTCATTGCTTTGCTGAGCGTGACAGACTTGGACGCTGAAGAGAACGGACAAATTAACGTGGAAATCCTAGGCGAGGTGCCCTTCAAATTGAAATCATCATTTAGGAATTATTACACCATTGTGACTGATGGCTTGTTGAACAGGGAGCTTGCAGATTCCTATTCAGTGACTGTGGTTGCACGGGATAAAGGCTCACCTTCTCTTGCCACCAGCAAGTCCATTAAAGTCCTAGTGGCAGATGAGAATGATAATGCCCCCACATTCAAACAAGCCATATATGGTGTATATGTGACAGAAAATAATGTGCCAGGAGCGTATATACACGCAGTGACTGCTTTGGATCCTGACATCGGGCAGAATGCACTCATCAGTTATTCCATATTAGAGTGTGAGATTCAGGGCATGTCAGTCAAAACCTATGTGTCAATAAATGAAGAGACAGGGTACTTATACGCGCTGAGGTCCTTTGACTACGAGCAACTGAAGGATTTTACATTTGTGGTCCAGGCAAAAGATGCAGGCACCCCAGAGCTTGTCACTAATGCCACTGTCAACATTATCATTGTGGATCAGAATGACAATGCCCCCCTATGGTTAGCCCCTATGGCGAAGAACGGCACAGCAAAGGAGCCTCTACCTCGCTCGGCCGAGCCTGGTTACTTGGTGACACGCATCGTGGCAATGGATGCGGACGATGGGGAGAATGCCAGGCTTTCCTACAGCATCCAGAGGGGGAATGAGAATCGAATGTTTCGAATGGATTGGAGGACAGGTGAACTCCGGACAGCTCGGCGGGTGTCAGCTAAACGACACCATCATCAGTTGTACGACCTGGTGATTGAGGTGAGAGACCATGGTCAGCCTCCGCTGTCCTGCAGTGCCAGCATACTTGTGATGCTGGTGGACAGTGTGGCCGAGGGTCGAGGCACCGGAGATGGAAGAGGCACCGCTAGAGCCAAAGAGAGCAGTCTGGACCTCAGGCGCATCCTCATCATTGCTTTGGTCTCTGTCTCCTTTATATTCCTCCTAGTAATGATTGTGCTGGCTGTGCGTtgccaaaaggaaaaaaagctcaACATTTACACCTGCCTGACCAGCGACTGCTGCCTGGGCTGCAGCTTCTGTTGCGCACGGCAAGGCCGTGTCcataaaaaaaagctcagcaAATCTGATATCATGCTGGTTCAAAGTGCTGCAAATATCACTGGGACAGGTACAGCTCAAGTCCCTGTGGAGGAGTCAGGCAGCTTTGGCTCACACCATCAAAATCAGAATTATTGTTACCAG TCCGTCTAG
- the LOC133157148 gene encoding protocadherin-10-like isoform X3, which translates to MIVLFIALCIADGVLAQIRYSVPEEADHGTLVGNIAEDLGLDLTKLSSRRFQVVPSSRTPYLGVNVENGVLFVNEKIDREQICKQSASCLLNMEVFLENPLELFRVEIEVVDINDNPPSFPETDITVEISESATPGTRFPLESALDQDVGTNYLRTYDMTTNNYFYLDVQTQTDGNKFAELVLEKPLDREQQAAHRYVLTAVDGGQPPRTGTALLVVKVLDSNDNVPVFEQPVYAVTLSENAPSGTLVIQLNATDMDEGLNGEIAYSFSNHISNRVKEIFSIDQRAGRIEVRGEVDFEESSLYQIFVQAKDMGPNAVPAHCKVLVTVIDVNDNAPEITFSTVTESVSENAAPGTVIALLSVTDLDAEENGQINVEILGEVPFKLKSSFRNYYTIVTDGLLNRELADSYSVTVVARDKGSPSLATSKSIKVLVADENDNAPTFKQAIYGVYVTENNVPGAYIHAVTALDPDIGQNALISYSILECEIQGMSVKTYVSINEETGYLYALRSFDYEQLKDFTFVVQAKDAGTPELVTNATVNIIIVDQNDNAPLWLAPMAKNGTAKEPLPRSAEPGYLVTRIVAMDADDGENARLSYSIQRGNENRMFRMDWRTGELRTARRVSAKRHHHQLYDLVIEVRDHGQPPLSCSASILVMLVDSVAEGRGTGDGRGTARAKESSLDLRRILIIALVSVSFIFLLVMIVLAVRCQKEKKLNIYTCLTSDCCLGCSFCCARQGRVHKKKLSKSDIMLVQSAANITGTGTAQVPVEESGSFGSHHQNQNYCYQVCLTPESAKTDFMFLKPCSPSRSTESNHNPCGAIVTGCTDQQPDIISNGCILSNETKQQRAELSYMVDRPRRVNSSAFQEADLVSSKDSGHGDSEQGDSDHDAMNRGLSSGTDLFSNCTEECKALGHSDRCWMPSFMPTDGRQGHVPGMDSVAITESPIQISLPSPPSWHSRAERVGKISA; encoded by the exons ATGATTGTGCTTTTTATTGCCCTGTGCATCGCGGATGGAGTGCTCGCCCAAATACGGTACTCTGTGCCCGAGGAGGCAGATCACGGCACCCTGGTGGGAAATATCGCCGAGGACTTGGGACTGGACCTTACCAAACTGTCATCACGCCGTTTCCAAGTTGTGCCCAGCTCTCGAACACCTTACTTGGGAGTAAACGTAGAGAATGGCGTCCTGTTTGTTAACGAGAAAATAGACAGAGAGCAAATATGCAAGCAGAGCGCAAGCTGTCTGCTCAACATGGAGGTGTTCCTGGAGAACCCTTTGGAGCTTTTCCGAGTTGAGATAGAGGTGGTGGACATAAACGACAACCCACCCAGCTTCCCTGAAACGGACATAACAGTGGAAATCTCCGAAAGCGCTACTCCGGGCACGCGCTTCCCGTTGGAGAGCGCGTTGGACCAGGATGTGGGCACCAATTATTTACGCACGTATGATATGACCACTAACAACTACTTTTACCTGGACGTGCAGACCCAAACAGATGGCAACAAATTCGCCGAGCTTGTGCTGGAGAAGCCGTTGGACAGAGAGCAGCAGGCGGCTCACAGGTACGTGCTGACAGCAGTGGACGGTGGCCAGCCACCCCGGACAGGcaccgcgctgctggtggttaAAGTGCTGGACTCAAACGATAACGTGCCTGTATTTGAGCAGCCCGTTTACGCTGTAACACTTTCCGAGAACGCGCCCTCGGGTACGCTCGTCATCCAACTGAATGCCACTGACATGGACGAGGGACTCAATGGCGAGATTGCCTATTCTTTTAGTAACCACATCTCCAACCGCGTAAAAGAAATTTTCAGCATCGACCAGCGTGCAGGGCGCATCGAGGTGCGCGGCGAGGTGGATTTTGAGGAGAGCAGTCTATATCAGATTTTTGTCCAAGCCAAGGATATGGGGCCGAACGCCGTGCCCGCGCATTGCAAGGTCCTCGTCACAGTCATAGACGTGAACGACAATGCACCAGAGATCACCTTCAGCACAGTCACGGAGTCTGTCAGCGAGAACGCAGCCCCCGGCACCGTCATTGCTTTGCTGAGCGTGACAGACTTGGACGCTGAAGAGAACGGACAAATTAACGTGGAAATCCTAGGCGAGGTGCCCTTCAAATTGAAATCATCATTTAGGAATTATTACACCATTGTGACTGATGGCTTGTTGAACAGGGAGCTTGCAGATTCCTATTCAGTGACTGTGGTTGCACGGGATAAAGGCTCACCTTCTCTTGCCACCAGCAAGTCCATTAAAGTCCTAGTGGCAGATGAGAATGATAATGCCCCCACATTCAAACAAGCCATATATGGTGTATATGTGACAGAAAATAATGTGCCAGGAGCGTATATACACGCAGTGACTGCTTTGGATCCTGACATCGGGCAGAATGCACTCATCAGTTATTCCATATTAGAGTGTGAGATTCAGGGCATGTCAGTCAAAACCTATGTGTCAATAAATGAAGAGACAGGGTACTTATACGCGCTGAGGTCCTTTGACTACGAGCAACTGAAGGATTTTACATTTGTGGTCCAGGCAAAAGATGCAGGCACCCCAGAGCTTGTCACTAATGCCACTGTCAACATTATCATTGTGGATCAGAATGACAATGCCCCCCTATGGTTAGCCCCTATGGCGAAGAACGGCACAGCAAAGGAGCCTCTACCTCGCTCGGCCGAGCCTGGTTACTTGGTGACACGCATCGTGGCAATGGATGCGGACGATGGGGAGAATGCCAGGCTTTCCTACAGCATCCAGAGGGGGAATGAGAATCGAATGTTTCGAATGGATTGGAGGACAGGTGAACTCCGGACAGCTCGGCGGGTGTCAGCTAAACGACACCATCATCAGTTGTACGACCTGGTGATTGAGGTGAGAGACCATGGTCAGCCTCCGCTGTCCTGCAGTGCCAGCATACTTGTGATGCTGGTGGACAGTGTGGCCGAGGGTCGAGGCACCGGAGATGGAAGAGGCACCGCTAGAGCCAAAGAGAGCAGTCTGGACCTCAGGCGCATCCTCATCATTGCTTTGGTCTCTGTCTCCTTTATATTCCTCCTAGTAATGATTGTGCTGGCTGTGCGTtgccaaaaggaaaaaaagctcaACATTTACACCTGCCTGACCAGCGACTGCTGCCTGGGCTGCAGCTTCTGTTGCGCACGGCAAGGCCGTGTCcataaaaaaaagctcagcaAATCTGATATCATGCTGGTTCAAAGTGCTGCAAATATCACTGGGACAGGTACAGCTCAAGTCCCTGTGGAGGAGTCAGGCAGCTTTGGCTCACACCATCAAAATCAGAATTATTGTTACCAGGTATGTCTGACTCCTGAGTCTGCCAAAACCGACTTCATGTTCCTAAAGCCATGTAGTCCGTCTAGGAGCACGGAGAGCAACCACAACCCATGTGGAGCCATAGTCACAGGTTGCACAGACCAGCAGCCTGACATCATCTCAAATGGATGTATATTATCAAATGAG ACCAAACAGCAACGAGCAGAGCTAAGCTACATGGTGGACAGACCAAGACGCGTCAACAG CTCGGCATTCCAGGAGGCGGATCTGGTGAGCTCCAAAGACAGCGGCCATGGAGACAGTGAGCAGGGAGACAGCGACCACGATGCCATGAATAGAGGCCTTTCCTCTG